One Thiocapsa sp. genomic window, GATGTCGAGCAGGACGTAGGGCTGTCCGGTCTGGCGAATCCCGAGTTGGATCTCGGTCGGCTCGAGCTCGACGAGATAGACGGTCCCGCCGACGGCCTCGCGCAGTCGCTCGACCTGACGGGCATAATCGGCGCTCGGCCAGAGTCGATCGTCGTCGTCGCTCGTCTCATGTGCCGTCTGCTCGAAACGGGGTTCATCCGTGTTCATCGATCGCCTCGCTCCCCGTCTGCGTTGAATGACGTGCCGATAGATTTCATGCCCGGCTTGATATGAGTCAAGGTTCGGATCGAGCCGCAAGATTCAAATCCCGTCAAGGGTTCGGTGCGGTTGTGACCATCGGCTCGTTCGGTGCATCCGTCGTTCTGCTTTACGGGGCGGTGCGCAGTCCATTTCTGGCCCCATCCCATCCTGAGTCTCGGGCACATCCTCGACCAGCACCGCCCGGCGCCTCAGTTGAAGAAGACGACACGTGGATAGACAAACAAGGCCGGTCGGACCCGACGCCCGAGTGATACGTGACGATTCAGAAGCAAGGTGAACACATGACGAACGTGTAGGATGGGTAGAGCGTCAGCGAAACCCATCCTCCCAACCGCTACGTTGCCGGGTTTCGGTCCGATGCCCTCGGCGCAGGATGGATAGGTTCCGCTGACGCTCGACCCGCCATGCTCGGTTTTGTTGAATCGCTCCCAAGCGATGCCCCCGCAGCCGCGTCAGCCCGGGCGCCCGTCCGGCCGGGGCGCGACCAGCATGGGCGCATGAACCCAGAGAAAGAGCCCGAACGCGAGGATCCAGCAGAGTCCGGCGCTCATCAGCCAAGCGTGATAGTCGGCCGGGTAGACCAAGGGTGCTAAACCGCGCAGTGCGGCCGCGCAGTTGATCAGGACGAAGGCGACGATGGTCAGTCTGCTCGCCTGCATCGCACGACCCGTATGACCGACCGCGACCCGCGCCATCATCCCGAGCGTCACCACTCCGATCGCCCCGATGGTCAAGGTATGGAGTGCGCCGCGGGCGGGCAGGGCGGTGAAGGCGGGAAGCCCGTCCAGGATCAGGCCGAACGCAAGCCAGAGCAGACCCACATAGAGCACCGTCAACATGGGTGTGGTCCAGACACGTCGATCGTGCCAGCCGGCGATTCGCACCAGAAGCACCAGGCCCAACGCGATCGCGACGGCGCCCGAGGGGGATCCGTGGGGCTGGATGAGGTCCGCGATCAGGAGTGCTCCGGCCAGCAGGAAGGTCAGACGCTCGACGAACTGGACACTTCCGGGCTTGGCGCCGGTAATGCCGCGCTCGATGAAGAAGGGCATTACGCGGCCCGAGACCAGCAGCATCGTCAGGATGACCAGGTCCAGCATCAGGCGGTGACCCCGCGCCACCCCGCCCGCAAGGATGCCGAGCACGTCCAAATGGACCAGCGCGCTCGCGAGGGTCATGCCGGCGAACAGCAGCAGGAAGACGCGGTTCACCGGATTGGGGCCGAACCAGAGCGGTCGCCGCAGCGCGAATGCCAGCACCGGGAAGAAGGCGACATCGGTCAGGGCGACCAATAGCGGCGGCAGCCCGAGCCAGGGCATCAGACGTGCGGCAAGCCAAAGCGCGACCAATCCCGCGAGTGCCGGACCGGTCGGCGTGTCCATGCCGCTCCAGTTGCGTACGGCGGTCAGCAGGAAACCGGCGATGACGGCCGCCAGATACCCGAACAGCATTTCATGGGCGTGCCAGGCCGGCCCGGCCAAATAGCCGGGTTGCGGGACATGGCCTGTCAGCATCCCGAGCCAGACCAGGACGGACAGCACGGCGGCGATCCCCGCGGCCAGAAAAAACGGCCGGAAGCCGAGCGCAAGGACGGCGACGCCCCGTTGCCTGTTGGTGCCTGACGCGATGCGCATAGGGGTGTCATCCGGTGGTTGGTGGAGGCGAGACCGAGACTGCTCGTTTACGCTAACGATGGCATGGATACATGGCCTTGACCTGAATCAAGGCTCTGCCCCCAGCCGATTGCCAGCGAGCAGTTGACGCCGGCACGCCGGTTTCAGCTCGAGATGACTCTCACGGAGACACGGAGACACGGAGGGCACGGAGAATCCGAGATCTTTCCGGCGTGCGCTCAGTGTCTCCGCGTCTCCGTATCTCCGCGAGAGACTTTAGAATCCGATAGGTGCTCAGCCCCGCGGATGAAGCAACCCCGACTGCGTCGGGGTGTCCGCTCTGGATCGGCAGCGGTCGTTTGCGCTCTAATCCGCACATGAACGACACCACTCCCGATCAAGCTCCCGAGGAGGCTCGGCCCGAACCCGAAATGCCTGCGCGAGCCCTCCTCGAGCGCATCCCCCAAAACCCCGGCGTTTATCGCATGCTC contains:
- a CDS encoding NnrS family protein; the encoded protein is MRIASGTNRQRGVAVLALGFRPFFLAAGIAAVLSVLVWLGMLTGHVPQPGYLAGPAWHAHEMLFGYLAAVIAGFLLTAVRNWSGMDTPTGPALAGLVALWLAARLMPWLGLPPLLVALTDVAFFPVLAFALRRPLWFGPNPVNRVFLLLFAGMTLASALVHLDVLGILAGGVARGHRLMLDLVILTMLLVSGRVMPFFIERGITGAKPGSVQFVERLTFLLAGALLIADLIQPHGSPSGAVAIALGLVLLVRIAGWHDRRVWTTPMLTVLYVGLLWLAFGLILDGLPAFTALPARGALHTLTIGAIGVVTLGMMARVAVGHTGRAMQASRLTIVAFVLINCAAALRGLAPLVYPADYHAWLMSAGLCWILAFGLFLWVHAPMLVAPRPDGRPG